From Mesobacillus boroniphilus, the proteins below share one genomic window:
- a CDS encoding LysM peptidoglycan-binding domain-containing protein, producing MTTKFIRIFMLSFIAIVIAYPQFASAMAEVTSFSQSTGTVAYQGNSVPGYVTFELKTSEPTRGYILAVGNGVQTQINLSTTDFKTVHKVDWVPWDDTKKTPLPAGEYQLKAYLSDQGYNQMQGYPLGKLTVVSEANPKPLFDQVSINPDVFSPKYGGASTVQIPFNLNRPAEVQLSIWQNGAEVFAGNKMKLLPGSHSVSWNGTDKAGRVVADGAYDVNFNYIETAYNYPATRQSAQKAGTITIKDGEYNIPLWRLKEVVTDAVFTSDVISPDGDGVNDTVTGQFTLAETAKVSIYIANAAGAHMKNVVTEQSFQAGTHTFVWDGTDFMGGKAVNGNYYIKVMVIEGANAGYISFMDSVSFEGGYEVKALQPEKRVRIITETAKLSVYPMGQGYTAVKGDTFPLISETIENGQYQVLVKEGVSGTINASDVELVVETVPPAVPNTAEYTVVSGDTLWKIAAKFNTSISEIVTLNNLDPNKYLYIGQKLKVPATVSPEPVPQPVIHTVQSGDTLWKIAQRYGTTIDAIVKANNLDPAKYLYIGQKITIPSTTSTPEPPAVQPVIHTVVSGDTLWKISVKYGTTIDAIVKANNLDPAKYLYIGQKITIPR from the coding sequence GTGACAACTAAATTTATTAGAATTTTCATGCTTTCATTCATTGCGATAGTGATCGCATACCCGCAATTCGCTTCTGCGATGGCGGAGGTCACTTCCTTCAGCCAGTCCACAGGAACGGTTGCATATCAAGGGAACAGCGTACCAGGATATGTAACGTTTGAGCTGAAAACAAGTGAACCGACGCGCGGATATATTTTAGCAGTGGGCAATGGTGTTCAGACCCAAATCAACCTTTCTACTACAGATTTTAAAACAGTCCATAAAGTAGATTGGGTGCCATGGGATGACACGAAGAAAACTCCATTGCCAGCTGGGGAATACCAGCTGAAGGCATATTTATCTGATCAAGGCTACAACCAGATGCAAGGTTATCCACTTGGTAAATTGACCGTTGTATCAGAGGCTAATCCCAAGCCATTGTTTGACCAGGTTTCAATTAATCCTGACGTGTTCTCACCAAAATATGGCGGAGCATCAACCGTCCAGATTCCTTTTAACCTGAACCGCCCAGCTGAAGTTCAGCTAAGCATTTGGCAAAATGGTGCGGAAGTTTTTGCGGGCAATAAAATGAAGCTTTTGCCTGGAAGCCATTCCGTAAGTTGGAACGGAACAGATAAAGCTGGCCGAGTTGTTGCGGATGGAGCTTATGATGTCAACTTCAATTATATTGAGACAGCATATAATTACCCAGCAACCAGACAATCAGCTCAGAAAGCTGGAACAATTACGATCAAAGATGGTGAATATAACATCCCGTTATGGAGACTGAAAGAGGTCGTTACGGATGCTGTCTTCACTTCTGATGTCATAAGCCCTGACGGTGACGGTGTTAATGACACTGTTACTGGGCAATTTACTTTGGCAGAGACGGCAAAAGTATCTATCTATATTGCGAATGCCGCAGGCGCGCATATGAAAAATGTCGTTACCGAGCAGTCTTTCCAGGCGGGGACCCATACTTTTGTATGGGACGGAACCGACTTTATGGGAGGCAAAGCGGTTAACGGAAATTATTATATTAAAGTGATGGTGATTGAAGGAGCGAATGCAGGCTATATCTCTTTCATGGACTCAGTGAGTTTTGAAGGTGGATATGAGGTTAAAGCGCTCCAGCCTGAAAAGCGTGTAAGGATAATTACAGAGACCGCGAAGCTTTCTGTATATCCAATGGGGCAGGGCTATACCGCTGTAAAAGGTGATACATTCCCATTAATCTCCGAAACAATTGAAAATGGCCAGTACCAGGTACTTGTCAAGGAAGGTGTGTCAGGAACTATCAATGCAAGTGACGTAGAGCTTGTTGTTGAAACTGTTCCGCCAGCAGTTCCAAACACTGCTGAATACACTGTGGTAAGCGGTGATACTCTATGGAAAATCGCAGCTAAATTCAACACTTCTATTTCCGAAATTGTCACCCTGAACAATCTTGATCCAAATAAATACCTGTATATTGGGCAAAAGCTAAAAGTACCAGCGACAGTTTCACCTGAACCAGTACCACAGCCTGTTATCCACACGGTGCAATCAGGGGATACTCTCTGGAAAATTGCCCAGAGGTACGGTACAACGATTGATGCAATTGTTAAAGCAAACAATCTAGACCCAGCCAAATACTTGTATATCGGCCAAAAAATCACGATCCCATCTACAACATCAACTCCAGAGCCACCGGCAGTTCAGCCTGTGATTCACACAGTTGTGAGCGGTGATACGCTTTGGAAAATCAGTGTCAAATATGGCACGACAATTGATGCAATCGTAAAAGCGAATAATCTTGACCCGGCCAAGTACTTGTATATTGGTCAGAAAATTACGATTCCACGCTAG
- a CDS encoding thiolase family protein, with amino-acid sequence MREVVIVEAVRTPVGRRKGLLKDIRPDELAAGVLKEVVKRAGIDAGLVEDVILGCVTQSGEQAGDIARVAALTAGFPIEVPGTTIDRQCGSSQQAVHFAAQAILAGDMDVVIAGGVENMTRVPMGSNYQDANPFSPKLREQYEMIHQGLSAERIAEKYGFTRRDLDEFSAESHRRALKAQAEGYFKKEIMPLEVTLENGETTLMTEDSGPREGTTPEVLGGLKTVFKEDGAIHAGNSSQISDGAGALLLMSREKAEELGLKPRFKVHTRVVVGSDPTLMLTGPIPATEKVLKKAGLKLEDIDVFEVNEAFAPVPMAWLKETGADPAKLNPNGGAIALGHPLGASGARLMISMLHELERTGGRYGLQTMCEGHGMANATIIERLD; translated from the coding sequence ATGCGTGAAGTTGTAATCGTCGAAGCCGTCAGGACACCTGTTGGCAGAAGAAAAGGTTTATTGAAGGATATCCGGCCGGATGAGCTGGCTGCAGGAGTTTTAAAAGAGGTTGTGAAGCGGGCTGGAATCGATGCAGGGCTTGTTGAAGATGTCATCCTGGGCTGTGTGACACAGTCAGGTGAACAGGCCGGGGATATTGCCAGGGTAGCTGCTTTGACTGCAGGCTTTCCGATTGAAGTACCAGGAACAACGATTGACCGTCAATGCGGGTCAAGCCAGCAGGCAGTTCATTTTGCTGCCCAGGCGATCCTTGCGGGGGACATGGATGTCGTCATTGCCGGCGGCGTTGAGAATATGACACGTGTTCCAATGGGTTCGAATTACCAGGACGCTAACCCTTTTAGCCCTAAATTAAGAGAACAATACGAGATGATCCATCAGGGCCTATCCGCGGAACGGATTGCGGAGAAGTACGGCTTTACCCGCCGCGACCTTGATGAATTCTCTGCAGAAAGCCATCGCCGAGCTTTGAAGGCACAAGCAGAAGGTTATTTTAAAAAAGAAATCATGCCGCTAGAGGTCACCCTTGAAAATGGTGAAACGACTTTGATGACGGAGGATTCAGGACCTCGCGAAGGAACCACGCCTGAAGTTTTGGGCGGGTTGAAAACGGTCTTTAAAGAGGATGGTGCCATCCATGCCGGGAACTCGAGCCAGATCAGTGACGGTGCCGGTGCCCTGCTTTTGATGAGCCGTGAAAAAGCCGAGGAGCTAGGATTGAAACCGCGCTTCAAGGTTCACACCAGAGTTGTGGTAGGTTCAGACCCGACGCTGATGCTGACAGGTCCAATTCCGGCAACGGAAAAAGTCCTCAAAAAAGCCGGCTTGAAGCTGGAGGATATTGATGTCTTCGAAGTGAATGAAGCATTCGCGCCTGTACCGATGGCATGGCTGAAGGAAACTGGAGCGGATCCAGCAAAACTCAATCCGAATGGCGGCGCCATCGCGCTTGGACATCCTCTTGGAGCGAGCGGCGCCCGCCTGATGATTTCGATGCTGCACGAACTTGAACGGACCGGCGGCCGCTACGGCCTGCAGACGATGTGCGAAGGGCACGGAATGGCAAACGCCACTATTATTGAACGTCTGGATTAA
- a CDS encoding acyl-CoA dehydrogenase family protein, whose protein sequence is MKHPYLTDDHEIFRRSLRKFLEKEAYPFYDQWEEERMIPRSFWEKMGEQGYLCPDIDEEYGGSEVDWGFAVVINEELERVGSGLVGVGLHNDIVVPYITAYGTEEQKKRWLPKCTTGEIVTAIAMTEPGTGSDLANIQTTAILDGDHYIVNGQKTFITNGIQSDLIVVACKTDPKANPKHKGVSLLVIERDTPGLSRGRKLNKVGLHCQDTAELIFEDCRVPKENLLGEEGKGFLYLMEKLQQERLLVAIAAQTASEVMLKQTIEYVKSREAFGKPVSKFQNTQFKIVEMATEIEMGRAFLDQLIAEHIEGKDVVTKVSMAKWKLTDSAKKIAAECMQLHGGYGYMEEYEIARRFRDIPVASIYAGTNEIMKTIIAKNLGL, encoded by the coding sequence ATGAAACACCCTTATTTAACAGATGACCATGAAATTTTTCGCAGGTCACTAAGGAAGTTTTTAGAGAAGGAAGCTTATCCGTTCTATGACCAGTGGGAGGAAGAGCGGATGATCCCACGGTCATTCTGGGAGAAAATGGGCGAGCAGGGTTATCTTTGCCCTGATATCGATGAGGAATACGGCGGCAGTGAAGTCGACTGGGGATTCGCGGTGGTCATCAATGAAGAGCTCGAGCGGGTCGGCTCAGGCCTGGTTGGCGTAGGGTTGCATAATGACATCGTAGTTCCGTATATAACTGCATATGGAACAGAGGAGCAGAAAAAACGCTGGCTGCCAAAATGTACGACAGGTGAAATCGTTACTGCGATCGCGATGACAGAGCCAGGGACCGGTTCGGATCTGGCGAACATACAGACAACCGCGATCCTTGATGGCGACCACTATATTGTAAATGGACAAAAAACCTTCATCACCAACGGGATCCAGTCTGATTTGATTGTTGTAGCCTGCAAGACCGATCCGAAAGCGAACCCGAAGCATAAAGGTGTCAGCTTGCTTGTAATTGAGCGGGATACACCAGGTTTATCACGAGGGAGGAAGCTGAATAAGGTGGGGCTGCACTGTCAGGATACGGCAGAGCTTATTTTCGAAGATTGCCGGGTCCCAAAGGAAAACCTGCTAGGTGAGGAAGGTAAGGGATTCCTTTACTTAATGGAAAAACTCCAGCAGGAACGCCTGCTTGTTGCGATTGCCGCGCAAACAGCATCTGAGGTCATGCTGAAGCAGACAATCGAGTATGTGAAAAGTCGAGAAGCATTTGGCAAGCCAGTCAGCAAGTTCCAGAATACGCAATTCAAGATTGTTGAGATGGCGACAGAAATCGAAATGGGCAGAGCTTTCCTTGACCAGCTGATTGCTGAGCATATCGAGGGCAAGGATGTTGTCACAAAAGTATCGATGGCAAAGTGGAAGCTGACAGACAGCGCGAAGAAAATCGCCGCGGAATGCATGCAGCTCCATGGCGGTTATGGATATATGGAAGAATACGAGATTGCGAGGAGATTCCGTGATATCCCGGTTGCCAGTATTTACGCCGGAACGAACGAAATCATGAAAACCATCATTGCTAAAAACCTAGGATTGTAG
- a CDS encoding DMT family transporter — MKNLKIYLILTGVMFLWGMNVTALKIIVGNFPPITITSLRVFTAGVSVFIILFFIKKVRLPSRKEWLYIIGGGILNVTGHHLFLGIGLKETSAVNGGLILGLGPLLTALMAILFLGRNLTFVRTLGFIFGGIGVTLTVLAGSTGLSGMSIGDFYVFLSIFSQAISFIIISKAAKTLDPRLLTGYMLVFGSILLFFIGLWKEPDGLTSLGNGSLGLWSIFFASAIFATAVGHMLYNYAIGKAGPAEASIFLNLNTFLSILFAAIFLGENITSSHLLGLIFIVSGVIFGSGALEELVLRNKMKRNAA; from the coding sequence ATGAAAAACCTTAAAATATATTTGATTCTTACTGGTGTCATGTTTTTATGGGGGATGAATGTAACGGCCCTTAAGATCATAGTAGGGAACTTCCCCCCAATTACGATTACCTCGCTCCGCGTCTTCACTGCCGGAGTCTCGGTTTTTATTATTCTATTTTTCATAAAAAAAGTCCGGCTGCCATCCCGGAAAGAATGGTTATATATAATTGGCGGAGGAATCCTGAACGTCACTGGCCACCATCTTTTCCTCGGAATTGGCTTAAAGGAAACATCGGCAGTAAATGGAGGACTGATCCTCGGGCTGGGACCATTGCTGACTGCATTAATGGCTATTTTGTTCCTTGGAAGAAACTTGACATTTGTACGGACTCTTGGCTTTATTTTTGGAGGTATTGGCGTCACTTTGACTGTATTGGCAGGAAGCACAGGCTTGTCAGGAATGTCGATCGGTGATTTTTATGTGTTTCTGTCGATTTTTTCACAGGCGATCAGCTTCATCATTATTTCTAAAGCTGCGAAAACCCTGGATCCCCGTCTGTTAACGGGATATATGCTTGTCTTTGGTTCAATTCTGCTGTTTTTTATCGGACTATGGAAGGAGCCAGATGGATTAACGAGCCTGGGAAATGGTTCCCTTGGATTGTGGAGCATATTTTTTGCATCAGCGATTTTCGCCACGGCAGTAGGCCATATGCTCTACAATTATGCAATTGGCAAAGCCGGACCGGCGGAAGCATCAATTTTCCTTAATTTAAATACATTCCTTTCAATCTTGTTCGCAGCCATCTTCCTTGGGGAAAATATTACATCCTCTCACCTGTTGGGACTGATTTTCATCGTTTCCGGTGTCATATTCGGTTCAGGAGCGCTTGAGGAATTGGTGTTGAGAAACAAGATGAAACGGAACGCAGCTTAA
- a CDS encoding class I adenylate-forming enzyme family protein, which translates to MDIGSYLEQNARKTPEKLAIECEGRSYTYKQFNEEVNKLAHGLLSLGINKGDKLALMMKNSDQFVFAFFAGAKIGAVIVPVNFRLTASEVHYILEQSGTVLVICDDEFEDIITSAREGTNAVHVITTGTPKAVGHHSFANVLSDNVTDPQIEVSDHDDLEILYTSGTTGRPKGALFDHKRVFNVGLTMMISMGINQEERILHIAPLFHSAQLNLFLISGVVLGATHIIHRDFHPVTTLEAIQQHKITHFFGVPAMYNFMLQVPNASDYDLSSIKRCGYGAAPMAPELVRKSMELFRTDQFYNLCGLTEAGPGGILLGPEGHKNHLGKGGKAAFLTEARVVDEEGKNIKPGAVGEFVIKGESIMKEYYKKPEETAKTIKDGWLYTGDLATIDEDGYVTLVDRKKDMIISGGENVYSIEVEEVLYEHPAVLEAAIIGLPDEVWGEAVCAVIVPKKDAVVDEQELKSFCRQKLAGYKVPRKIFIEETLPRNASGKILKYQLRQKLNEVKL; encoded by the coding sequence ATGGATATCGGATCATATTTAGAGCAAAATGCCAGGAAAACACCAGAGAAGCTTGCAATTGAATGTGAAGGAAGGAGCTATACGTACAAGCAGTTTAATGAGGAAGTGAACAAGCTAGCCCACGGGCTGCTCAGCCTGGGGATCAACAAGGGCGATAAGCTTGCTTTAATGATGAAGAACTCTGATCAGTTTGTATTTGCTTTTTTTGCTGGAGCTAAAATTGGTGCGGTAATCGTACCGGTGAATTTCCGCCTGACAGCATCCGAGGTCCATTACATACTTGAACAGTCTGGAACTGTCCTGGTTATTTGTGATGATGAGTTCGAGGATATCATCACTTCAGCACGTGAAGGAACAAATGCAGTGCATGTCATCACGACGGGAACCCCTAAAGCAGTTGGACATCATTCATTCGCTAATGTCCTTTCCGACAATGTCACTGATCCACAAATTGAAGTCAGCGATCATGATGATCTTGAAATCTTATATACATCCGGGACGACCGGCAGGCCAAAGGGTGCCTTGTTTGACCATAAACGAGTCTTCAATGTCGGCCTGACGATGATGATCAGCATGGGCATCAACCAGGAGGAAAGAATCCTCCATATCGCACCGCTATTCCATTCGGCACAGCTTAATCTATTCCTGATTTCAGGCGTCGTCCTTGGGGCAACCCATATCATCCATCGGGATTTTCATCCGGTTACAACGCTCGAAGCAATCCAACAACATAAAATCACCCACTTCTTTGGAGTCCCGGCAATGTACAACTTTATGCTACAGGTGCCGAATGCTTCTGATTACGACCTTTCTTCGATCAAAAGATGCGGCTATGGTGCTGCACCAATGGCTCCGGAACTTGTCCGAAAAAGCATGGAACTTTTTAGGACTGACCAATTTTACAATCTTTGCGGCCTGACCGAAGCTGGTCCTGGCGGCATCCTGCTTGGTCCTGAAGGTCATAAAAACCATCTTGGAAAAGGGGGCAAAGCCGCATTCCTGACTGAAGCAAGAGTGGTGGATGAAGAAGGAAAGAATATCAAGCCAGGTGCGGTCGGAGAGTTCGTCATCAAAGGCGAGTCCATTATGAAGGAATACTATAAGAAGCCGGAAGAAACGGCAAAAACAATCAAGGACGGCTGGCTTTATACCGGGGACCTGGCAACGATCGATGAAGATGGATATGTCACTCTCGTCGACCGGAAAAAAGACATGATCATTTCTGGCGGGGAAAATGTGTATTCAATTGAAGTAGAAGAAGTTCTTTATGAACATCCTGCCGTACTGGAGGCAGCGATTATCGGACTGCCAGATGAAGTATGGGGTGAAGCCGTCTGCGCAGTCATCGTGCCAAAGAAGGATGCAGTCGTTGATGAGCAGGAGCTTAAGAGCTTTTGCCGCCAAAAACTTGCAGGCTATAAAGTTCCGAGAAAGATATTTATCGAAGAGACATTGCCAAGGAATGCTTCTGGTAAAATCCTGAAATACCAGCTTCGACAGAAACTGAATGAAGTGAAGCTTTAA
- a CDS encoding sigma-54-dependent Fis family transcriptional regulator encodes MIEFRDIVTPVDCHVIESTTLREALSIFKEKKWNLLPVTDATQKLQGVFTRSGLYQMILDASPLDAPIQPYIKKQARSIRIDTPYREIEQLVKTSKVGTGVVLDEQNKVIGLLTKTDMVVALLKSANTLKDQLETILQHSNIGVLMTDGGMQIVYANEAFAQISGRSVDSIMSRKLDEIFPGLLEEDNSPHHYEKFKSILHISSYETVNHDEGKILLFQDISEFEKMAEELETVKKLKLTIETTLENAYDGILMTDEKNIITMVSPPLLELFNLEKTEVLYKPVEQVLPQLKLGNVFSSEMAEVSDFNEMNGIRYIVHRIPIKKDGKVIGAIGKVMFRQLNEVSELFKRLQKAENKASFYHQQLQKSESARFTWDHIFSEDPYMEKLKKSAAKAAKGRSTVLVRGESGTGKELFAHAIHNSSARGEGKFVVVNCAAIPEDLLESEFFGYEEGAFTGAKQRGKIGKFDLANGGTLFLDEIGDMSLSLQAKLLRVLQEREFYRVGGNVRVKVDVRIIAATNRNLEEMVKQGEFREDLYYRLNVISLNIPPLRQRVQDVEFLITGLMKELNSMLGTSITGISSQAKAALLRYEWPGNVRELRNVLERAMTFAEHGKIQAEDLPDYLISQLSSPLSEQISLAEDAELGAIKKALSQTNGNKAKAARLLGISRSGLYEKIKKYQLSV; translated from the coding sequence TTGATTGAATTCAGGGATATCGTGACTCCTGTCGACTGCCATGTTATTGAAAGCACAACATTACGAGAAGCACTAAGTATTTTTAAAGAAAAGAAATGGAATCTGCTGCCGGTGACAGATGCCACACAGAAGTTGCAGGGTGTTTTTACCCGGAGCGGGCTTTATCAAATGATCCTCGATGCCAGTCCGCTGGATGCACCAATCCAGCCATACATAAAGAAGCAAGCAAGGTCAATTCGTATAGACACCCCTTACCGGGAAATCGAGCAACTTGTAAAAACGAGCAAGGTTGGCACCGGTGTTGTACTTGATGAGCAAAACAAGGTCATCGGTTTACTGACCAAGACCGACATGGTGGTCGCTCTGTTAAAATCTGCAAATACACTCAAGGATCAGCTGGAAACAATCCTGCAGCACTCCAATATCGGGGTACTCATGACTGACGGCGGGATGCAGATAGTTTATGCAAATGAAGCTTTTGCCCAAATTAGCGGCCGGTCAGTTGATTCAATTATGTCCAGGAAGCTTGACGAGATTTTTCCTGGCTTGCTGGAAGAAGACAATTCGCCTCATCATTATGAAAAATTTAAATCGATTCTCCATATCTCTTCCTATGAAACAGTGAATCATGATGAAGGGAAAATCCTGTTGTTCCAGGATATTTCCGAATTTGAAAAAATGGCAGAAGAACTGGAGACGGTCAAAAAACTGAAGCTGACAATCGAGACGACGCTCGAAAATGCGTATGATGGGATTCTGATGACCGACGAAAAGAACATAATCACAATGGTCAGCCCTCCGCTGCTCGAACTGTTCAACCTGGAAAAAACAGAAGTTTTATATAAACCAGTTGAGCAAGTGCTACCGCAACTGAAGCTTGGCAATGTGTTCAGCTCAGAAATGGCGGAAGTCAGCGATTTTAACGAGATGAACGGAATTAGATACATTGTCCATCGAATTCCCATCAAGAAGGATGGCAAGGTAATCGGAGCAATTGGAAAAGTGATGTTCCGCCAATTGAATGAGGTCAGCGAGTTGTTCAAGAGACTTCAGAAAGCGGAGAACAAGGCAAGCTTTTACCATCAGCAGCTGCAGAAATCAGAGTCAGCCAGATTTACATGGGATCATATTTTCAGTGAAGATCCTTATATGGAAAAATTGAAGAAAAGTGCAGCCAAAGCAGCGAAAGGCAGATCCACTGTATTGGTCAGGGGGGAAAGCGGCACCGGAAAAGAGCTGTTTGCGCATGCCATCCATAACAGCAGTGCCCGGGGCGAAGGCAAATTTGTCGTCGTCAATTGTGCCGCTATCCCAGAGGACCTGCTCGAATCGGAGTTTTTCGGATATGAAGAAGGTGCCTTTACGGGGGCAAAACAGAGAGGGAAAATCGGGAAGTTTGACCTTGCGAATGGCGGGACGCTATTCCTCGATGAAATAGGAGACATGTCACTGTCGCTCCAGGCAAAACTGCTGAGAGTCCTGCAGGAGCGGGAGTTTTACAGGGTAGGCGGAAATGTCCGCGTGAAGGTCGATGTCCGCATTATCGCGGCAACAAACCGCAACCTCGAAGAAATGGTGAAGCAGGGGGAATTTAGGGAGGACCTTTACTATCGCTTGAACGTCATATCGTTGAACATTCCGCCTCTGAGGCAACGAGTACAGGATGTCGAGTTTTTGATCACTGGGTTAATGAAAGAATTGAACTCAATGCTAGGCACTAGCATCACCGGTATCTCTTCACAGGCAAAGGCGGCATTGCTCCGTTATGAATGGCCGGGCAATGTCAGGGAATTGCGGAATGTTCTTGAGCGCGCCATGACCTTTGCCGAGCATGGGAAAATTCAGGCCGAGGACTTGCCGGACTACTTAATCTCACAACTATCCAGCCCGCTCAGCGAACAAATCAGCCTTGCAGAGGATGCCGAGCTCGGAGCCATCAAAAAAGCCCTATCCCAGACGAACGGAAACAAAGCAAAAGCAGCAAGACTGCTGGGCATCAGCCGTTCAGGCCTTTATGAAAAAATAAAGAAATATCAGCTGAGCGTATAG
- a CDS encoding 3-hydroxyacyl-CoA dehydrogenase: MKMNGAIAIVTGGASGLGEATVRRIAEQGGKAAILDLSVERGNALVKELGEQAVFIKTDVTSEEEVSNAINKAIESFGSINTVVNCAGIGVAGKLLSRKGVHSLDMFSKVISINLIGTFNVIRLASEQMSKNEANEFGERGVIINTASVAAFDGQIGQAAYSASKGGVVGMTLPIARELAAYGIRVMTIAPGLFHTPMFDTLPEEARDSLGKMVPFPQRLGYPEEYALLAESILTNTMLNGETIRLDGAIRMQPK; this comes from the coding sequence ATGAAAATGAATGGAGCAATAGCGATTGTTACAGGTGGAGCGTCCGGTTTGGGGGAAGCGACTGTCAGGAGAATTGCAGAGCAGGGGGGGAAGGCTGCGATCCTTGATTTGTCAGTGGAACGCGGCAATGCTCTCGTTAAAGAACTTGGGGAACAAGCAGTATTTATAAAAACAGATGTAACGAGTGAGGAAGAAGTATCGAATGCCATCAACAAAGCAATTGAATCATTTGGGTCGATCAACACGGTTGTGAACTGTGCGGGAATTGGAGTTGCGGGCAAGCTGTTATCACGAAAAGGTGTCCATTCCCTGGACATGTTTTCGAAAGTAATCTCCATCAACTTGATCGGAACCTTCAATGTCATCAGGCTTGCTTCAGAACAAATGTCTAAAAACGAAGCTAATGAATTCGGAGAGAGGGGCGTCATCATTAATACAGCATCCGTTGCCGCATTTGACGGACAGATCGGGCAGGCTGCCTACAGTGCTTCCAAAGGCGGGGTTGTCGGCATGACGCTGCCGATTGCAAGAGAGCTTGCTGCATATGGCATCAGGGTCATGACAATTGCACCGGGTTTATTCCACACCCCAATGTTCGACACGCTGCCTGAGGAAGCAAGGGATTCGCTTGGTAAAATGGTGCCATTCCCACAGCGGCTTGGTTATCCAGAGGAATATGCGCTGCTTGCTGAAAGCATCCTGACAAATACAATGCTGAATGGCGAAACAATCCGCCTGGACGGAGCCATCCGGATGCAGCCGAAATAA